The genomic region TTTCCTTAAAAGTATAAATAAAAAGGTTCTTATCACAGATACTGTTGGATTTATAAAGGATATTCCCCACGAGTTGATAGCTTCTTTCAAGGCCACTCTTCAGGAAGTGACAAACTCAAACATTGTTGTGGTTGTTTACGATATCACATCTTCCAATCTTGAAAGTGAGTCAGATGCAGTTGAAAACATACTGAAAGAGATAGGAGCATCTGAAAAACCAAGAATAACAGTTTTTAACAAGATAGACCTTGTTGAAGGTGATGAAGAAACGTTCAGATTGATAGTTGCTGGAAGGGTAAAAAGGTGTGAAAACCCCGTTTTTCTATCTGCAAAGACGGGAGAGGGTGTTGGCCGTTTTCTTAAAAAGATAGAAAAGATGATTAAAAATCTATCTTTTTAAAAGTTCGTTCCACTCTTTTCTGAGAGAGTCTCTTATGTCCATGTAGTCCTTACCTTCTCTGTAAGCCTCTTCTATCTTTTTTGAAAATACCTTTTCATAGAACTCTTTTCCCATTCTTTCCACGATCTTTTCATCAAATTCGGCAGGTGATGCCATCTTCCGCCACCATGGTGTACCTTCATGTTTCTCTATGTATTCTCTTGTTGCTCCTCTGTACTTTGTTCTGTGTCCGTAAAATTTTCTCGCTGCTACCACTTCTGCAACGGCAAGACCGTAAGATTTTGCATCTTCAGGATCAAGTTTCAACTCCTTAATGCCTTTAATCCTGTTCCACTCTGCAAATATGTCGAACCTTCTTATGGGTGCTTTTGGCTTTATCGTTGTTTCCATGACATTTTCTCCAGCATTTCTTGTTTAAAATAAATATAGTGAAAAAACGGTTCTTCCTGCACTTTTTCCTTGTGAAGTTTTTACAAATTTTTTACAATTAGAGTGCGCTTATTTTATTGAGAACGGGAGGTTTTTTAATGTTTAAAGGTGGTATGGGTAACATGGGTAATCTTATGAAGATGGCCAGGCAGCTGCAGAAGCAGGCTGAAAAGATGAAGAAAGAGATTGAGGAGATGGAGTTTAAGGGCAGCGCTGGTGGTGTTGTTGAAGTTACTGTTAAAGGCACCGGAAGGCTTGTTAGTGTTGAAATTTCGCCTGAAGTTGTTAAAGATGGTGATGTTGAGATGCTTGGAGATATGATTGTTGTTGCTGCAAATCAGGCTATTGATAAGGCCAACGAAACGATGGAAAAAGAGATGAAGAAAATTACAGGCGGCCTTGGAATAGATCTTGGAGGTCTGTTTTGATATATCCTGAAACTCTCGGGATAGTTGTTGAGTTTTTAGCTTCCGTTCCTGGAATAAGCGAAAGGGCTGCGGAAAGGGCAGTGCTTTCACTATCTAAGCTTCCAGAGAATGATAAACTTCGGATTGTTAATGCTTTAAAAGAATTAGACAGGTTGAAATCCTGTCGGGAGTGTGGCCTTCCCTCTATGACAGATTTATGTTCTATCTGTTCAGATGATGGCAGAAATAAGTCTGTTATCTGTGTTGTAGAACAGCCAAGGGATGCTGTTTCCATTGAGAAGCTTGGGGAATTTAAGGGTGTCTATCACGTTTTGGGTGGTGTTATTTCTCCCCTTGAAAATATCGGTCCTGACGATATCAGAATAAGGGAACTTTTCGGCAGGATAAAGAAACACAACGTTAAAGAGGTAATAATAGCTCTTAATCCTACCGTTGAAGGTGAAGCAACCGCGAAGTTTATAATAGATAGGCTTACCGGAAAAAATATTAAAATATATCGTATAGCTTATGGAATACCTTACGGTGGAACTATAGATATGGCTGATGAGCTTACGTTAAAACGTTCATTTGAGGATATGAAACTTATAACCGGAGGAGACTGATGATAGAAATCAGATGGCACGCCAGAGGTGGTCAGGGAGCGGTAACCGCTTCAAAAATCCTTGCAAGTTCTGCTATTAGAGAAGGCAAGTATGCCCAAAGTGCTCCAGATTACGGTGCTGAAAGGGCAGGTGCACCTTTAAGAAGTTTCAACAGAGTTTCTGAAAATCCAATCACGCTCCACTGTCTTGTTCTGCATCCAGACATTGTAGTGGTTGTTGACCCTACACTTTTAAAAACAGTTCCAATACTTGAAGGAACTTCTGAGGATGCAGTGCTTGTTATAAATACCGATAAAACTCCTCAAGAAATAAGAAGCATGCTCAACATAGAGGGAAGAAAAATCTTCACTGTTAACGCAAGTGCAATTGCAATGGAAGAGTTTGGAAAGCCCTTCATGAACGTTCCCATGCTCGGGGCACTTGTTAAGGTCATTCAGAATCTCGTTTCTCTTGATAGTGTTAAAGAGGATATTAAAGCCACTTTTGGTAAAAAAGTCTCAAAGGAGCTTCTTGAGGCTAACCTCAGAGCCCTTGAGAGAGCTTACAAGGAGGTAAAAGGAGAATGAAAGGCTGGAAAGATTTAGAGATAGGTGCTCTTATAACAGAGCCTGGAAACAGTGCTGAGTATAAAACAGGCGAATGGCGTGCCTGGAGACCGGTTTTCAACAGAGAAAACTGTATAGACTGCATGATTTGTTGGGTTTTCTGTCCGGATAGCTCAATTATTGTTAAAGATAAGAAGGTGGTTGGTATAGATTATGACCACTGCAAAGGTTGTGGTATTTGTGCTCATGAGTGTCCTAAGAGCAAGGGAGATGATGAGTCTAAGAAGGCGCTTGTAATGAAACCGGAATATCTGTTTCGTGAGGAGGACTAATTATGGCGGTTACGATAATTGAAGAGAGAAAAGTTGTTCCCTATTCAGGTAACATGGCGGCAGCTGAAGCTTTAAGGCAGATAAACCCTGATGTTGTTGCAGCGTATCCTATTACACCTCAGACTGAGATGATGCACTTTTTTGCAGACTTTGTGGCAAATGGCCTTGTAGATACTGAATTTATTACGGTTGAAAGTGAACACAGTGCCCTTTCTGCGGTTGTTGGTGCAGCAGCAGCTGGTGCCAGAGCTATGACTGCAACAGCAGGTCCCGGCCTTGCGCTTATGTGGGAAATTTTAGGGGTTGCTTCAGGAATGAGACTTCCTGCGGTTATTGCCCTTGTAAATAGGGCTCTCTCCTCGCCTATTAACATTCACGGTGACCATTCTGATATGATGGGTGCAAGGGACCAGGGATGGATTATCCTTGTTTCTGAAAATGCTGAAGAAGAGTACGACAACCTTATTCAGGCCGTTAAGATTGCCGAAGATAAGAGAGTCAGACTGCCTGTTATGGTTGGTATGGACGGGTTTATCATTTCT from Desulfurobacterium sp. TC5-1 harbors:
- a CDS encoding YbaB/EbfC family nucleoid-associated protein, producing the protein MFKGGMGNMGNLMKMARQLQKQAEKMKKEIEEMEFKGSAGGVVEVTVKGTGRLVSVEISPEVVKDGDVEMLGDMIVVAANQAIDKANETMEKEMKKITGGLGIDLGGLF
- the recR gene encoding recombination mediator RecR is translated as MIYPETLGIVVEFLASVPGISERAAERAVLSLSKLPENDKLRIVNALKELDRLKSCRECGLPSMTDLCSICSDDGRNKSVICVVEQPRDAVSIEKLGEFKGVYHVLGGVISPLENIGPDDIRIRELFGRIKKHNVKEVIIALNPTVEGEATAKFIIDRLTGKNIKIYRIAYGIPYGGTIDMADELTLKRSFEDMKLITGGD
- a CDS encoding 2-oxoacid:acceptor oxidoreductase family protein, which encodes MIEIRWHARGGQGAVTASKILASSAIREGKYAQSAPDYGAERAGAPLRSFNRVSENPITLHCLVLHPDIVVVVDPTLLKTVPILEGTSEDAVLVINTDKTPQEIRSMLNIEGRKIFTVNASAIAMEEFGKPFMNVPMLGALVKVIQNLVSLDSVKEDIKATFGKKVSKELLEANLRALERAYKEVKGE
- a CDS encoding 4Fe-4S dicluster-binding protein produces the protein MKGWKDLEIGALITEPGNSAEYKTGEWRAWRPVFNRENCIDCMICWVFCPDSSIIVKDKKVVGIDYDHCKGCGICAHECPKSKGDDESKKALVMKPEYLFREED